From the genome of Aspergillus fumigatus Af293 chromosome 1, whole genome shotgun sequence, one region includes:
- the clf1 gene encoding putative cell cycle control protein (Cwf4), whose translation MESSRGPPRVKNKAPAPIQISAEQLLREAVDRQEPALQAPTQRFADLEELHEYQGRKRKEFEDYVRRNRLNMNNWMRYASWELEQKEFRRARSIFERALDVNPTSVVLWIRYIESEMRNRNINHARNLLDRAVTILPRVDKFWYKYVYMEETLGNIQGTRQVFERWMSWEPDEGAWSAYIKLEKRYNEFERARAIFQRFTIVHPEPRNWIKWARFEEEYGTSDLVREVYGMAIETLGEDFMDEKLFIAYAKFEAKLKEYERARAIYKYALDRLPRSKAMALHKAYTTFEKQFGDREGVEDVILSKRRVQYEEQLKENPRNYDVWFDFARLEETSGDPDRVRDIYERAIAQIPPSQEKRHWRRYIYLWIFYAIWEEMEAKDVDRARQIYTECLKLIPHKKFTFAKIWLLKAQFDIRQMDLQAARKTLGQAIGMCPKDKLFRGYIDLERQLFEFVRCRTLYEKQIEWNPANSQSWIKYAELERGLDDSERARAIFELGIDQPMLDMPELVWKAYIDFEEYEGEYDRVRQLYERLLQKTDHVKVWINYARFEINVPEEEEEEEEEEEEERPVSDEAKRRARAVFERAHKVFKEKEMKEERVELLNAWRAFEHTHGSPEDIKKIEEQMPRRVKKRRKLDDDRYEEYMDYVFPADDQAAASLTKILQAAHRWKQTGGQVVP comes from the exons ATGGAGTCATCCCGCGGGCCCCCTAGGGTCAAGAACAAGGCTCCCGCGCCGATCCAGATCTCAGCGGAGCAGCTGCTTCGCGAGGCTGTTGATCGGCAGGAGCCGGCGTTGCAGGCGCCGACACAGCGATTCGCGGACCTCGAAGAACTGCACGAGTACCAGGGCCGCAAGAGAAAGGAGTTTGAAGACTATGTGCGCCGCAATCGGCTGAACATGAACAACTGGATGCGGTATGCATCTTGGGAGCTGGAGCAGAAGGAATTTCGCCGGGCGCGATCGATCTTCGAACGGGCGCTGGACGTCAACCCGACCTCGGTGGTACTCTGGATCCGGTATATCGAGTCGGAAATGCGGAATCGCAACATCAACCATGCGAGGAACTTGCTGGACCGGGCGGTCACCATCCTGCCCCGCGTGGACAAGTTCTGGTACAAGTACGTGTACATGGAGGAGACGCTGGGGAATATCCAGGGAACGCGGCAGGTGTTTGAGCGGTGGATGTCATGGGAGCCGGACGAGGGCGCGTGGAGTGCGTATATCAAGCTTGAGAAGCGGTACAATGAGTTTGAGCGCGCGCGCGCAATCTTCCAGCGGTTTACGATCGTCCACCCGGAGCCAAGGAACTGGATCAAATGGGCCCGGTTTGAGGAGGAGTACGGGACGAGTGACCTGGTGCGGGAAGTGTACGGGATGGCAATCGAGACCCTGGGTGAGGATTTTATGGACGAGAAGCTCTTCATCGCGTACGCGAAATTCGAGGCAAAGCTCAAGGAGTATGAGCGGGCGCGAGCAATCTACAAATACGCCTTGGACCGGCTGCCCCGTTCCAAGGCGATGGCGCTTCACAAGGCCTACACGACATTTGAGAAGCAGTTTGGTGACCGAGAGGGCGTTGAGGATGTGATTCTGTCCAAGCGCCGGGTGCAATACGAGGAACAGCTCAAGGAGAACCCCCGGAACTACGATGTCTGGTTTGACTTTGCCCGGCTGGAAGAAACCTCGGGCGATCCGGACCGGGTACGAGATATCTATGAACGGGCGATTGCGCAGATCCCTCCGTCGCAGGAGAAGCGGCATTGGAGACGGTACATTTACCTGTGGATCTTCTACGCCAtctgggaggagatggaggccaAGGATGTGGATCGGGCCCGCCAGATCTACACGGAATGCCTCAAGCTGATCCCACATAAGAAATTCACATTTGCCAAGATCTGGCTGTTAAAGGCGCAATTCGACATCCGCCAGATGGATCTGCAGGCTGCGCGGAAGACGCTGGGCCAAGCCATTGGGATGTGCCCCAAGGACAAGCTCTTCCGGGGTTATATTGATCTCGAGCGGCAGCTGTTTGAGTTCGTGCGGTGCCGGACCCTGTACGAAAAACAGATCGAATGGAACCCGGCCAATAGCCAATCGTGGATCAAGTACGCTGAGCTGGAGCGAGGACTGGATGACTCGGAACGTGCGCGGGCGATCTTCGAGCTCGGGATCGATCAGCCGATGCTGGATATGCCGGAGCTCGTCTGGAAGGCGTACATTGACTTTGAAGAGTACGAAGGCGAGTACGACCGAGTGCGGCAGCTGTACGAGCGTCTTTTGCAGAAGACAGACCATGTCAAGGTGTGGATCAACTACGCGCGGTTCGAGATCAACGtgcccgaggaggaggaagaggaggaagaagaagaggaggaggagcggcCGGTCAGCGACGAGGCCAAGCGGCGGGCACGCGCAGTGTTCGAACGGGCCCACAAGGtgttcaaggagaaggaaatgaaggaggag CGAGTGGAACTGCTCAACGCCTGGCGGGCCTTCGAACACACACACGGATCTCCCGAGGACatcaagaagatcgaggagcAGATGCCCCGGCGGGTCAAGAAGCGACGCAAGCTGGACGATGACCGCTACGAGGAGTACATGGACTATGTGTTCCCGGCAGACGACCAGGCAGCGGCGAGCCTTACGAAAATTCTGCAGGCGGCGCACCGGTGGAAGCAGACCGGGGGGCAGGTTGTCCCATGA
- a CDS encoding U4/U6-U5 snRNP complex subunit PRP31 — protein sequence MSNAEELLRDFEEEDDEVFQAGEEVEEDVGEEVQRPTPEVTNEFDVAVSTTDELTRLHKSLRDHYSIRFPELETLVTNPIDYAKTVAILKNGPLNDIKALSSSADNMVGAPLKSILDGPSLMVVAVEGTTTRGREMTEAELKVVLDTCERILKLDRERTALTQSIQSRMNQIAPNLAALIGPETAAQFLNQTGGLRELAKIPACNLAAQGSKRSEGLGFATNIGIRSQGFLYHSPIIQDIPNDLKKQAIRIVAAKMVLATRADVAKYSPDGSLGEELKQQCYQRLEKLTEPPPNAGVKALPAPDDKPSRKRGGRRARKAKEAIAMTELRKAQNRVAFGKEEAEVGYGTGETTVGLGMLGQQNDGRIRATQIDQRTRAKLSKSNKGWGAATPISGTATSLRGFGSGAGGTASVLQAKGLRTSGVGPSFAGIAGTASTIAFTPVQGLELVDPKAQAELQRKRKAEEDRWFKSGTFTQVGGQSSSTNNSGANGGFKVPPLPARKKVDTGEGKMAPPPPPVQP from the coding sequence ATGTCGAACGCGGAGGAACTCTTGCGAGAtttcgaggaggaggatgacgaggtaTTCCAAGCCGGTgaggaggttgaagaggatgtcGGCGAAGAGGTGCAACGGCCAACGCCGGAGGTCACGAACGAGTTTGACGTCGCCGTGTCGACCACCGACGAACTCACACGTCTTCACAAGAGTCTCCGAGACCATTACTCGATCAGATTTCCAGAACTAGAAACACTTGTTACAAATCCTATTGACTACGCAAAAACCGTCGCCATCTTGAAAAATGGCCCTCTTAACGATATCAAGGCCCTCTCGTCCTCGGCAGATAACATGGTCGGCGCGCCACTAAAGTCCATCCTGGATGGCCCCTCGCTCATGGTTGTCGCGGTGGAGGGGACGACGACACGTGGACGCGAAATGACCGAGGCCGAGCTCAAAGTCGTGCTAGATACTTGTGAGAGGATTCTCAAGCTAGATCGCGAGCGGACGGCGCTTACGCAGAGCATCCAGTCGCGCATGAACCAGATTGCGCCTAATCTTGCCGCTCTAATAGGACCGGAGACTGCGGCCCAGTTTCTCAACCAGACCGGCGGGTTGAGGGAGCTGGCCAAGATCCCAGCGTGCAATCTGGCCGCGCAGGGCTCCAAGAGATCGGAAGGGCTAGGATTTGCTACGAATATCGGTATCAGATCGCAAGGCTTTCTCTACCACTCGCCCATCATTCAAGATATTCCGAATGATCTAAAGAAACAAGCAATCCGGATCGTCGCAGCTAAGATGGTCCTAGCGACTCGAGCGGACGTGGCCAAGTACAGCCCCGATGGTTCTTTGGGCGAGGAATTGAAACAACAGTGCTATCAACGCTTGGAAAAGCTGACCGAGCCTCCTCCAAACGCTGGCGTGAAGGCGCTTCCGGCGCCTGACGACAAACCCTCGAGAAAGCGAGGCGGACGGAGAGCGAGaaaggccaaggaagcaATCGCTATGACTGAGCTACGGAAAGCGCAGAACCGGGTCGCATTCGGcaaggaggaggcagaagtTGGCTATGGCACCGGCGAAACCACCGTGGGTCTGGGTATGCTGGGGCAGCAGAACGACGGGCGGATCCGGGCGACTCAGATCGACCAGAGAACCCGGGCCAAGCTCAGCAAATCGAACAAGGGCTGGGGAGCGGCCACTCCGATCAGCGGAACCGCTACTTCTCTGCGTGGGTTTGGTTCGGGCGCAGGCGGCACTGCGAGTGTCCTCCAGGCCAAGGGGCTGCGAACGTCTGGAGTTGGTCCTTCATTTGCAGGCATTGCCGGCACGGCCAGTACGATTGCCTTTACGCCTGTGCAAGGTCTCGAGCTGGTTGATCCCAAAGCGCAAGCCGAGCTCCAGCGGAAGCggaaggcggaggaggaccGATGGTTCAAATCAGGTACATTCACGCAGGTAGGCGGCCAGAGCAGTAGTACCAACAACAGCGGTGCGAATGGCGGGTTCAAAGTTCCTCCACTGCCtgcaaggaagaaggtcgacACCGGTGAGGGCAAGATggcgccaccgccgccacccGTGCAGCCATAG